Sequence from the Alosa sapidissima isolate fAloSap1 chromosome 21, fAloSap1.pri, whole genome shotgun sequence genome:
TGTTCCATATACTTTCAACGTTTCTCCTGGACCTGCTTAATAGGCTTCTGTGCTTTGTTAATCCGATGTATCGCTATCGTCGCTCCTTGTGTCCATAGGTGTTCCTAACTCTAACGGGTAAGCTTTCCCTATCAGATATTCTATTTTTTCTAGTAGCTCTGTGTAACTGTGGCACCGATATGCCCCGTTCACGAGACCCTCTCGGTTTCTTGTAAATATGCACCACTTATTATCCTGTAGCCGAATGAAAGTGATATGCCACTTACTTTCTAAGTTCATTCGCTATTTGTGGGCGTTACTCTGCTTATTTTCTCTAGTTCCTGCTTCTATCTCAATATTCTAACTATCCTTCCTATTTCACCAACGTTATTGTATCAGTGGGGGCTTTGAGTCcttatcttttcttttcaatAATACTTCTTCGCTCAAGATTACCTTTTAaccttttattttgcttttacaaagtacatttactggctttcttttttctttattttattgaagCAGGTACAACACTTTCAATTTAAGCAAAGTTAGCGGGTTACAAGTTTTTTGCTAAGCCGTTACCGTGGGGTTTATTCAGTTCAAGCAGTTGTTATAGAGGCCCTGCAGTAGTGCCTCCCCTTTCACTAGTTTTCTATCTATATTCTCTATCCGTCCCTCCCCTTCTTGCAGCTGGGGAATCCCTCTCAAACTTGCGCTTCCTTCCCTCAGGTGGGGCAAAGAGCTGGTCAACCACTGGCCTTGTGTTCACCCCCACAAACTTTCCTACCTGCTCTATTACTGTCTGCAGTGCCAATGGTGCTACGCTGGTGCCTAGTCTTGAGTGGGTTCCTCCGTACTTGTTAAGGTGGTCAACATGAACTGAATATTTATCCCTAGTGCTCCCTTCCTTGTTCCAGAATACTGACACTGATAAAGACTCTCTCATAAAATCGGCCAGCCTTCCTCTATCTCGGCCAACTATCTCTTTCAGCACCTGTTCTATATCCCGCACTGGCTGGGGCTCAGTCGGGCCGTGAACCTCCTCCTGCTGGGGCACAGTTGGACTGTAGCTTGAGTTGGACCGGGGGTTGGTTGGGCTATAACTTGTAGAGGGCGGTGAGCTATATCGGGGGGTGGCTGGGCTGTTAACTACACGGAATGGGCTGCGAATCAGCTGGTGGGATACGGTGTTGCCTGGATAGGGAGTTGGAGCTCTCACTAGACCCCCTTGACCTGACTCCTggcctccctcttcctctgacCCTAGGCTGCTGTATCCTGTCTCTGGTGGGGCACTTACTTCCCCTGGCTCactgtctgcctcttcctctctcacactacTGTTTGGAGTGAACTCTTCTGGGGAGTCTGTGTCTGGTTCTTCCTCACCTGAATCATCAGAAATTTCAAAGCGGTAGAGGACTTTTCCTAGGGTCTCTGGCCTATGGTCTCTCACAATCCTAATCTTGGGCAATATTGTTACTCTAACAGGGGGCTCGGGGGGGGCATCTGCAAAAACCTCCAACAACTGTAACAATCTCCTTATGTCCAGGCTATGGTTGCTGTGCAAGTTTCTTATGAATATTGCAGCTGCAACTTCTATTATGTGAGTTTGACGTCCGTCTGTTAGCGTGGCGATCCTTCTTCCCTCGCCGAACTCCTCTACCTCAAATTTGTATGTGCGCTTGTCTTGCATCTATTGTGGGCCCATGCCCAGGCggtcaaaagaaaacacaacagcgcacactcagtttttacagaaacaacagcagattataataaaatatattttgttcaTCACCCTTTGTTCAGGACAGTTTCACACGTTCACCTTACAGCTAATATTGCAGTTTTTACCTATTAATCCGTTCCTTTtctcttaaacacacatatattttagGGCAGCCCGtgctccctttacacaaaatactattttagttttctccttgaaaactagatttcctccttggaaattaaaacactattttagttttctccttgaaaactagatttcctccttggaaatTATTACATGGCCATTTAACTcagttttctccttgaaaactattttaaccGGTTCACAAAATTACAAAACGCTTTTTAAGACCAACAGTACAACCCAATCCCTGTCTTGTGTCTCCACTATTCTTTTGAGGATTCAGGTTAGCACCCCTTCCCGGCCTACCCACCGACTCCCACAGTACAGCTCTCCCTAATAATAAGCAAAAGTGCTTACCTTTTTGGGCCCGGAGAGCTGCACTGGAGAAGTCTGCTTCACCCGGGACGGAACTGCTTTCCTTGTTGAATCCTTTCAAATCTCGGTAGAACCTCCAGATCTGTCGTGGAAATCTATCCACTTCCaaaaacctccaatccaactagcactctgatgtcaaagacccgaaggagaacaccaagacgagagaagctgaagactgttgatcctttattcaccgtattgcagtgataatacaatccaaacagagtcaggactggaccgtcaggcaatagagtggtgagtggcagctgctaccccgatgagatctgatctgaatgtgcctgagctctttcctttatactctcgggggcctgagaggcgttcctatccccaggaacgtcaccaggccccttttagccaatcagagcgttttggggcctgagatattggtggaaactcctcctcatatagacattaaaaaatgtgtgttgctatgcagaatacatgtgtccaggttctatgtgtaatctgttgccaggcagggtacgttttgatttggttctacgtgtcacttcaacatctggtttcacttcctctctctggaagtCCCTGCTTCTCCTTTTCTGCTAGCCCCTTCTATTTTATGCCCTTCTGGTAAGCACCTTTCTCCCCCAGGCCCTGTCTGGTTTACTTCCACTCTTAGCCTTTGACCgtccagtctcatgacttccagtaaatgtttgcataacaggcagactacatgttccagtacattgtttgcataacaggcagactacatgttccagtacattgtttgcataacagctgcacaCACTATTTCCAGTACatgtttgcataacagctgcacaatgactgccagtaaatgtttgcatattaaatggaaggtctccttactagaccagtacacacacacaagcattattaTTAAATGTGTCTAGATAATATCACCACAATAGTGACCGTTGAGGGCGAGAAGTGTCCAGCGCTTCACACTCAACCTTTTGAccgttatgagtgcaccatccgggTACAAACAGCGCACTTCATCTTGTCGTAATTATCAGTGTGAACGCACCTATGCTCTCAAATTAGGTATCGGAAGTACAGAAGAACGCAAATTGGAACACAGTGCTAGGAACCAACCAAAGGATGTATGCCCTATTATTGACtaaatagtatgtgtgtgtttgtgtgtgtgtgtgtgtgtgtatgtgtgtgtatgtgtgtgtgtgtgtgtgtgtgtgtgtgtgtgtgtgtgtgtttgtgtgtgtgtgtgtgtgtgtgtgtgtgtgtgtgtgtgtgtgtgtgtgtgtgtgtgtggacagtaaTAATTGTGTGTAGTTGGGGATTCCCAACGTTTCTCAATAGTACTTCAAATATGACCTCAAATACAAGGCCAGTGTGTTAATGATTAAATGATCAAAAGTGAGGTGGATAAAAGGACAACAGAATACTGACAGGATGACTCTAAGCGAGACTGGAAGGGGAGACATGAAAATCATCCcagcacacacaaaaccacacatatacacacacacacacacacacacacacacacacacacacacacacacacacacacacacacacacacacacacacacacatcccaactCATCATAAGGCTCTCATCACAaggtttttatgtgtgtgtgtgtgtgttgttagtgtgtgtggatCTTTCAGTGTTTATTTgactttgtttgtctgtgtgtatgtgtcgtgCATGTtttggtgtgcatgtgtatgtgtgtgtttgtgttgcttgtttctgtgtctttctgtgtgtgcgtgtttgtctttctgtgtttgttttgtaagtgtgtgtgtgtgtgtgggaaatttAGAAAAAAGTAAATTTAAGTGAATTTAATGCACAACGTTTCAACCAATGTTGGTCTTTGAAGACCAACATTGGTCGAAACGTTGTGCAATAAATTCATTCGggagcagcagcaacagtgtgtgggtacttttttctttatttcacgGATCTACTTTACCCTGCACCTGTAAGTTGGATGTTCGCGCACCTTCTGCTACTTTGTGTGGGAAATTTCCAGTAATTAGCTGAATAACACTTTAGCTGTTAAATGTTTACTCGGGTTGTTCTGTACAACTGGCTATACTTGGACATTTAGACATTACAAGGACGATCTGAGTTATGGTTTTGGGTTGCTTTTGTCCATGACCTCTGAGGTCAACCTCCCTTAGGAAGTCAAAATAGTAACAGCTTTCCTTGTCCTGACAGCTCTTTTGTGCTAAGGGCCGTTCACGCAGGgacgataactataacgataactataacaatgaaagcatccacactgaccaacgataaggaaagtctctctttgtgttgatgaatgtgaaaatttgatttgatggattctgattggctgtcagctttctATCGTtttcaaaatcgctctgaaattGATACctaacgatatcgttcttcatgccGTTACAGTTATAGTTAACAGTATGTGtggacgtcgtcattcatatgagctagaacaatatttttttgccgttatcgttatagttttcgttcttggtgtgaaagaCTTTGTCTACAGCAGACTTGTTGCTCTCATGCTCAATATGCTTGTGTCATTCTACAGCGTCATGAATAAAGCTTTGTACTCTGCCATACGGTCGGTTTGACTGTGCTATACTTTTTGCCTCTCTGGATTAATACTTTTAATTTTTACCacatgtttttctgtgtgtgtgtgtgtgtgtttgtctttctgtggttgttgtttgtgtgtgtctttctttctctctctctgtgtgtttgtgtgtgtgtctttctttctctctgtgtgtgtgtgtgtgtgtgtatgtgcgtgtgtgagtgtgtgtttcctccTTCAGATGCAGTGCTCTGTGCTTCTCCTTTTTGTTGGGCTGTTGCTGGATTACACCGCAGGTTCACCAGAGTCCAGTGACTTTCTCCAGACGACACTCACCGAAGCGGAACATGGTGAATACACAAAATGAACCAGATGCATCAGAAGCATCATATTGACTAACCTTAGCAAGTTTCACACATGACCTCTGGAAAATTTCAGTACAATTCGGAACAGATTTCAAACAAAGTGCTCAGATATGAACTTCACATAGACAACATTGCATAAGTGGGAGTTACTCATATATGCAGTAAATACTCTATGTGGTTTAAGTAAGGTTTGGTGACAGGCTTGAACTTGCAGGGGGTTGGGTATGATGCACAATCCTGACTTCCATTTTCCCTCTCCACAGCCGTGGCGTCAGCGAAAGCGTACCTGGAGAGACTGTTTTCCATCCGCCCTGTTCCCACCCGACCCACCTACGGAGACAACATACACCTGAAGTGGGTGAGGTGGTCCGGCAGTCTGCCCAGGTGGGTCGTGAGTGTTTTCAATCACCGTGACAACCGCACGGACTACATCTGTGCGCCGATGCGGCGTTGCGAGTACGTGGCCGGTTACTACAACCCTTCCCTTGGCCCGCGCTGCTTTACTCCTTGCGACAAAAGTGACCCCAGCGTCGGAAACGAGTTTGACCTGCTGGTGAACGACCACCAGCTGGAGTTGCTGGAGTGGGTCACGGTGGAGTACTTTAGTTACGGAGAAGCCCCGTCCAACGCCGTGCGCGTGAGCCTGAACTCGAAGAAAGACGGCTACATCTTCCGAGATGAGGACGGTATTGGCAGCTACATAGTGTTTGCTCCAAGGAGGCGTAAGAGGCGCGCTCCCGAAGGTTTCATAGAAATGCTTCATGTGAACCAGGGCAGGTACACGGAGCATCTATTTGATGTTGAGTACGACATGGAGCAGATGAAGATCCTCTCAGCAAAGAGGCTGCAGATCTCCAAAACTACAATTGCAAACAAAGGTGACTCTCTTAGGGACCAGCAGGTGGCGCTGACAGGGGAGTCACAGCTCCATGGCACCTGGGAGACCATCTCCTCCAAACGCCTCGTCATCTCCACCTCCATTACGGCTCACATTCCCCACCTCAACTCCAGCTTCTTGTCCACTAACAGCACACCCAGAAGCATCATGGGTGACTCTGTGAGTGAGAcggtctctcactctgtgtctgGAACTGTCCCCTTGCCGCCCTTCCCACCTACCTGTCAGGTGTGGATGAGGGGGATGCTGTACTCAGTCAGTGTCCCCTTCAACGCCACTCTGGAGAAGACCTATGAGAGCGGAGCTGTGCACATGGCCACTGTGCCTGGCATCTACATGGGCACCCAGGTGGGCAGCGTGGACATGGTGGTCGACTCCTGTGTCATTGATGATCATTTGATATGATGATATGCCAGTCTCTTAGagccgtctctgtgtgtgtgtgtgtctgagagtgtttGTATGACAgagagtgtgggtgtatgtgtgagagatagtGGGTGTATGAAAGTGTGAACACAACCATTtccaaaaaaaaagttaatattaaaacaaaaaaactgaatGTATACAGATAATAATCTCTGTTTTGTTATTAGAATTTCATGTGATTGCAAACATTATTTGACCATGGAGACCTAAGATTTGTTAAAAAAAGGCTCAATTTGTAAACAAAATACTGAAATGTGCTTCAGTTAGTAGTACTGCATTCATGGAAATAGCTCAAATAATTATTCTGTCTGTGTAGTTTTAACCCTTTCATGCCACATAACCTCATATGGGCAGTATCGATAGATGCATTGCAATGTTGCAACTGTATTTACAATTTTGTATTCCAAACATCATCAATCCAAGATGGCTGACAAGCTATGTACAAAACGCTTCAGGTATATTTGTGAAAAGCTTTTATTCCAGTAGGCCAATTTAGATTAAAAACATAttaacatacaaaaacatatcAACATACATGTCTGCACtgaacatgtttgtgtttttcaaaTTAAAATTTAGAGTAAGATGCcgtttttacacaacaaaaaacaactgtTCTATCTATTCTAtttgttaaaaatgatttgAATCAGCATATATTACGATTGACATTTAACAAACATCACCATAAAAAATCATACAAAATTATCCTTTACACCATTCTATGAAATTGTATATTGCCTTTCACACAAGGAATGCATAAGTGAAGTAAGAATGTGCTAGAATGTCTATGGGCCTAAATTGGTCTGTATCAGCAGTGAATGTTTTCTCACATGTACTACATTGTAACAAGGCTTCCGCATACATCTTACTACAGTCATACAAATCTCATTGTTTTACCACTTGATCTAATAATTGAGCATACAATAACATAAAACAAATGCATAAAATAGTTATATGTCAGTGGTGGCTCATATCCCATTGTTCTTCCCTTGTGTTGCATGGTGTCCACATACATGCACAGTTCCAAAACACCTCCACACCACCAAAAATGGATGGCACCCTATTGCTGGCCCAGGTAACACAACATATTAtagaacattacacacacattaacatgcaTTAATTCGTAAACACgttacaataggcctactgtttgagTAAAGTTTGAGATAATGAAACACAATATCATCCCCATTCCTCTGTAGTCCCtatccagaggtggaaaaagtactaaCATTTtgtactcaagtagaagtacCAATACTTGGATGAAATATTAGTGCTTTCTGCCAGATCAGGGCCCAAGACCCGAAAATtaaacacagtggctttgtcagGCTATCAGGCTTTGTAGAGCGCAGCTGgcaagccccagtggcctaatggataaggcactggcctcctaagccaggcattgtgggttcgagtcccatctggggtgaggcggagcagagtggcgcagcggaagcgtgctgggcccataacccagaggtcgatggatcgaaaccatcctctgctaggccgagtttttagaggcctctcctgcgcgttgacgcgcgccatttccctcagagtctgggccagcgctgagaacggcgagtggagggggcttccgagtggggaacctgtagccacttccacgtttatatacacgttcacttcacttagtcttgatcttcccgtcactttacactgtcgtgtaaaatgcaaacatctcttcaaacgatcttctgacatggaaacatttcaaatcaggaaatatagccatgctcacctgccacagtcagtctggagtgctttctgccggctcagggcccgagacccgaaaattcaacacagtggctttgtccggctatcccgacatttaaaacattcctttgataccagtggagcaaaggctctgatggagcgcagctggtaagccccaggggcctaatggataaggcactggcctcctaagccagggattgtgggttcgagtcccatctggggtgaggcggagcagagtggtgcagcggaagcgtgctgggcccataacccagaggtcgatggatcgaaaccatcctctgctaggctaaccctttaggtgccacgataggagagccgcacacattttgcctttcacaacccacagcctgacacgggaatgaaaactacgaccggcaggctttcactggggaacgtgcagccatttccgtatccgactacgcacctcctttgacttgtcctgatcatctcatctgcattttctcaaatctgccttgcaatccagtcaaactgcaatgagagctctggagctaatggaaatgagcaggcaatgagaactgaggcagagcagagtggcgcagcggaagcgtgctgggcccataacccagaggtcgatggatcgaaaccatcctctgctagcccgagtttttagaggcctctcctgcgcgttgacgcgcgccatttccctcagagtctgggtcagcgctgagaacggcgagtggagtgggcttccgagtggggaacctgtagccacttccacgtttatatacacgttcacttcacttagtcttgatcttcccgtcactttacactgtcgtgtaaaatgcaaacatctcttcaaacgatcttctgacatggaaacatttcaaatcaggaaatatagccatgctcacctgccacagtcagtctggagtgctttctgccagctcagggcccgagacccgaaaattcaacacagtggctttgtccggctatcccgacatttaaaacattcctttgataccagtggagcaaaggctctgatggagcgcagctggtaagccccagtggcctaatggataaagcactggcctcctaagccagggactGTGGGTTcaagtcccatctggggtgaggcgcagcagagtggcgcagcggaagcgtgctgggcccataacccagaagtcgatggatcgaaaccatcctctgctaggctaaccctttaggtgccacgataggagagccgcacacattttgcctttcacaacccacagcctgacacgggaatgaaaactacgaccggcaggctttcactggggaacgtgcagccatttccgtatccgactacgcacctcctttgacttgtcctgatcatctcatctgcattttctcaaatctgccttgcaatccagtcaaactgcaatgagagctctggagctaatggatatgagcaggcaatgagaactgaggcagagcagagtggcgcagcggaagcgtgctgggcccataacccagaggtcgatggatcgaaaccatcctctgctaggccgagtttttagaggcctctcctgcgcgttgacgcgcgccatttccctcagagtctgggccagcgctgagaatggcgagtggagggggcttccgagtggggaacctgtagccacttccacgtttatatacacgttcacttcacttagtcttgatcttcccgtcactttacactgtcgtgtaaaatgcaaacatctcttcaaacgatcttctgacatggaaacatttcaaatcaggaaatatagccatgctcacctgccacagtcagtctggagtgctttctgccagctcagggcccgagacccgaaaattcaacacagtggctttgtccggctatcccgacatttaaaacattcctttgataccagtggagcaaaggctctgatggagcgcagctggtaaaccccagtggcctaatggataaagcactggcctcctaagccagggactgtgggttcgagtcccatctggggtgaggcgcagcagagtggcgcagcggaagcgtgctgggcccataacccagaagttgatggatcgaaaccatcctctgctaggctcaccctttaggtgccacgataggagagccgcacacattttgcctttcacaacccacagcctgacacgggaatgaaaactacgaccggcaggctttcactggggaacgtgcagccatttccgtatccgactacgcacctcctttgacttgtcctgatcatctcatctgcattttctcaaatctgccttgcaatccagtcaaactgcaatgagagctctggagctaatggaaatgagcaggcaatgagaactgaggcagagcagagtggcgcagcggaagcgtgctgggcccataacccagaggtcgatggatcgaaaccatcctctgctaggccgagtttttagaggcctctcctgcgcgttgacgcgcgccatttccctcagagtctgggccagcgctgagaacggcgagtggagggggcttccgagtggggaacctgtagccacttccacgtttatatacacgttcacttcacttagtcttgatcttcccgtcactttacactgtcgtgtaaaatgcaaacatctcttcaaacgatcttctgacatggaaacatttcaaatcaggaaatatagccatgctcacctgccacagtcagtctggagtgctttctgccagctcagggcccgagacccgaaaattcaacacagtggctttgtccggctatcccgacatttaaaacattcctttgataccagtggagcaaaggctctgatggagcgcagctggtaagccccagtggcctaatggataaagcactggcctcctaagccagggactgtgggttcgagtcccatctggggtgaggcggagcagagtggcgcagcggaagcgtgctgggcccataacccagaggtcgatggatcgaaaccatcctctgctaggctaaccctttaggtgccacgataggagagccgcacacattttgcctttcacaacccacagcctgacacgggaatgaaaactacgaccggcaggctttcactggggaacgtgcagccatttccgtatccgactacgcacctcctttgacttgtcctgatcatctcatctgcattttctcaaatctgccttgcaatccagtcaaactgcaatgagagcactggagctaatggaaatgagcaggcaatgagaactgaggcagagcagagtggcgcagcggaagcgtgctgggcccataacccagaggtcgatggatcgaaaccatcctctgctaggccgagttattagaggcctctcctgcgcgttgacgcgcgccatttccctcagagtctgggccagcgctgagaacggcgagtggagggggcttccgagtggggaacctgtagccacttccacgtttatatacacgttcacttcacttagtcttgatcttcccgtcactttacactgtcgtgtaaaatgcaaacatctcttcaaacgatcttctgacatggaaacatttcaaatcaggaaatatagccatgctcacctgccacagtcagtctggagtgctttctgccagctcaggg
This genomic interval carries:
- the LOC121696214 gene encoding natterin-4-like; translation: MQCSVLLLFVGLLLDYTAGSPESSDFLQTTLTEAEHAVASAKAYLERLFSIRPVPTRPTYGDNIHLKWVRWSGSLPRWVVSVFNHRDNRTDYICAPMRRCEYVAGYYNPSLGPRCFTPCDKSDPSVGNEFDLLVNDHQLELLEWVTVEYFSYGEAPSNAVRVSLNSKKDGYIFRDEDGIGSYIVFAPRRRKRRAPEGFIEMLHVNQGRYTEHLFDVEYDMEQMKILSAKRLQISKTTIANKGDSLRDQQVALTGESQLHGTWETISSKRLVISTSITAHIPHLNSSFLSTNSTPRSIMGDSVSETVSHSVSGTVPLPPFPPTCQVWMRGMLYSVSVPFNATLEKTYESGAVHMATVPGIYMGTQVGSVDMVVDSCVIDDHLI